In one Misgurnus anguillicaudatus chromosome 1, ASM2758022v2, whole genome shotgun sequence genomic region, the following are encoded:
- the trim35-14 gene encoding zinc-binding protein A33, giving the protein MAEANLSFLEEDLTCVICCDIYTDPVTLKCSHSLCKKCLQKFWTTQDVARCPVCRKECSHDEPTKSLAFKALCESYKKRNPTAVPEDICQEHKEKLKLFCFEDKQPICVVCYTSKRHENHKCSPIEEAVEALKDDLEERIYNLQVTLTEFIDAHDSCMKEAELIKKQTITSENQIKEEFKKLHQFLNEEEEKWIRNLPKEVKSQNMKINARMEELSKQISDLSEKTAAVWQDMEAENITFLQNYAENLQRLKCPSVPSIVPELEKNHPHQTLIFTTWARMQELVENPPVTLDPNTASKMLLVSQDCCSVQYVENPLSVSNNPKRLYVGVLAAQSFSSGLHCWDVEVGDNGHWTLGVVGATVNRKKLFKMDPNSRFWCLRHKGGKYQQCGKNVMAIDKDERPYIIRVMLDFDLGELRFIDPFRNRSLCTFTGGFPEMVFPYFCTGELGRPISIYMGNKTC; this is encoded by the exons ATGGCTGAAGCGAATTTGTCCTTCTTGGAGGAGGATTTGACCTGCGTAATCTGTTGTGACATCTACACTGATCCAGTCACACTGAAATGTAGCCACAGTTTGTGTAAGAAGTGCCTACAGAAGTTTTGGACCACGCAGGACGTCGCACGATGTCCAGTCTGTCGAAAGGAATGCTCACACGACGAGCCCACCAAGAGCCTGGCTTTCAAAGCTCTCTGTGAGTCCTACAAGAAGAGAAATCCAACAGCTGTTCCAGAAGACATCTGTCAAGAACACAAGGAGAAGCTCAAACTGTTCTGCTTCGAGGACAAGCAGCCCATCTGTGTGGTCTGTTACACTTCAAAGAGGCATGAAAATCATAAGTGTTCTCCCATTGAAGAGGCAGTTGAGGCCTTAAAG GACGATCTTGAGGAACGAATATACAATTTACAGGTGACCCTCACTGAGTTCATAGACGCCCATGACAGTTGCATGAAAGAAGCTGAGCTCATTAAG AAACAGACCATAACTTCAGAAAACCAAATCAAGGAGGAATTCAAGAAACTCCATCAGTTTCTTAATGAGGAGGAGGAAAAATGGATCCGAAACTTGCCGAAAGAAGTGAAGTCTCAAAATATGAAAATCAATGCCAGAATGGAGGAGCTGTCCAAGCAGATATCAGACCTGTCAGAGAAGACTGCAGCTGTATGGCAGGACATGGAAGCTGAAAACATCACATTTCTCCAG AACTACGCTGAGAACCTTCAACG ACTTAAATGCCCATCAGTTCCAAGCATTGTCCCAGAACTAGAGAAAAATCATCCTCATCAGACACTGATCTTCACCACTTGGGCCAGAATGCAGGAACTTGTTGAAAATC CTCCTGTGACGTTGGACCCAAACACAGCCTCCAAAATGCTTCTGGTATCACAGGACTGCTGCAGTGTGCAGTATGTGGAAAACCCATTGAGCGTGTCAAACAATCCAAAAAGATTATATGTGGGAGTTCTTGCTGCCCAGAGCTTCAGCTCGGGTCTTCACTGCTGGGATGTAGAAGTTGGAGACAACGGCCACTGGACGCTGGGCGTGGTTGGGGCAACggtaaataggaaaaaacttttcaaaatggATCCTAATAGTCGTTTTTGGTGTTTGCGTCACAAGGGTGGTAAATACCAGCAATGTGGTAAGAACGTCATGGCTATTGATAAGGACGAGAGGCCGTATATCATTCGAGTAATGCTGGACTTTGACCTAGGAGAGCTGAGATTCATTGATCCTTTCAGAAACAGAAGTTTATGCACCTTCACGGGTGGATTTCCTGAGATGGTGTTTCCATATTTTTGTACTGGAGAATTAGGCAGACCTATAAGTATTTACATGGGCAACAAAACTTGCTAA